The proteins below come from a single Etheostoma spectabile isolate EspeVRDwgs_2016 chromosome 4, UIUC_Espe_1.0, whole genome shotgun sequence genomic window:
- the LOC116687330 gene encoding red-sensitive opsin, translated as MAEEWGKQAYAARRYNDDTTQSGGFAYTNSNHTRGPFEGPNYHIAPRWVYHVATLWMFMVVVASIFTNGLVLVATAKFKKLRHPLNWILVNLAVADILETILASTISVCNQFFGYFILGHPMCVFEGYTVACCGIAGLWSLTVISFERWVIVCKPFGNVKFDGKMAIAGIVFCWVWAAVWTAPPVFGWSRYWPHGLKTSCGPDVFSGSTDPGVQSYMIVLMITCCFIPLGIIILCYLAVFMAIHSVAMQQKESESTQKAEREVSRMVVVMIGAYCFCWGPYTCFACYAAANPGYAFHPLAASMPAYFAKSATIWNPVIYVFMNRQFRNCIMQLFGKQVDDGSEVSTSKTEVSSVAPA; from the exons ATGGCAGAAGAGTGGGGAAAACAGGCGTATGCTGCCAGGCGGTACAATGACGATACAACACAGAGTGGGGGCTTTGCTTACACAAACAGCAATCATACCAGAG GTCCCTTTGAGGGTCCAAATTACCACATTGCTCCGCGATGGGTTTACCACGTTGCAACACTGTGGATGTTCATGGTGGTTGTTGCATCAATCTTCACCAACGGTCTCGTCTTGGTGGCCACGGCAAAGTTCAAGAAACTCCGTCACCCTCTGAACTGGATCTTGGTAAATCTTGCAGTTGCTGATATATTAGAGACAATTCTTGCCAGCACCATCAGTGTATGCAACCAATTTTTTGGTTACTTCATTCTGGGACACCCAATGTGCGTCTTTGAGGGCTACACTGTTGCATGTTGTG GTATTGCTGGTCTCTGGTCCCTCACTGTTATCTCCTTTGAGAGATGGGTAATTGTGTGCAAACCTTTTGGAAACGTCAAGTTTGATGGCAAAATGGCCATTGCTGGAATAGTGTTCTGCTGGGTTTGGGCAGCGGTTTGGACCGCTCCCCCCGTCTTTGGATGGAGCAG GTACTGGCCTCATGGACTGAAGACTTCCTGTGGACCTGATGTATTCAGTGGAAGTACAGACCCTGGAGTCCAGTCCTACATGATTGTTCTTATGATTACATGTTGCTTCATTCCTCTGGGCATCATCATTCTTTGCTACCTTGCAGTATTTATGGCTATCCATTCA GTTGCCATGCAGCAGAAGGAATCAGAGTCAACCCAGAAAGCTGAGAGAGAAGTGTCCAGAATGGTCGTTGTCATGATTGGCGCATATTGTTTCTGCTGGGGACCTTACACCTGTTTTGCCTGCTATGCCGCGGCTAACCCTGGATATGCCTTCCATCCTCTGGCTGCTTCCATGCCTGCATACTTTGCAAAAAGTGCAACCATCTGGAACCCAGTTATCTATGTCTTCATGAACCGGCAG TTCCGTAATTGTATCATGCAACTCTTTGGCAAACAAGTGGATGATGGTTCTGAAGTATCCACATCAAAGACAGAGGTCTCCTCCGTGGCTCCTGCATAA